The Prevotella sp. E9-3 genome has a window encoding:
- a CDS encoding isoprenyl transferase, translating into MNNELDMNRIPQHVAIIMDGNGRWATERGKERSYGHQAGVEAVRRITSECTRLGVKYLTLYTFSTENWNRPADEISALMGLVLTSLEDEIFMKNNVRFRVIGDIKRLPAEVQQKLHETEEHTAKNDAMTMVVALSYSSRWEITNAVREIISENPQEITEETITKHLTTSFMPDPDLLIRTGGELRISNYLLWQIAYSELYFCDTYWPDFNEQELHKAIRSFQSRQRRFGKTEAQVEEEVKDEK; encoded by the coding sequence ATGAATAACGAACTTGACATGAACCGCATACCCCAGCATGTTGCCATCATCATGGATGGTAACGGCCGATGGGCTACCGAACGCGGAAAGGAACGCAGTTATGGTCATCAGGCTGGTGTAGAGGCAGTACGCCGCATCACATCGGAATGTACAAGACTGGGCGTAAAATACCTGACGCTCTATACCTTCTCTACCGAGAACTGGAACCGTCCTGCCGATGAGATTTCAGCCCTGATGGGACTGGTGCTCACTTCGCTCGAAGATGAAATCTTCATGAAGAACAACGTGCGTTTCCGCGTGATTGGCGATATAAAGCGACTGCCTGCCGAGGTTCAGCAGAAACTGCATGAAACGGAAGAGCATACAGCCAAGAACGATGCCATGACCATGGTGGTAGCCCTAAGCTATTCAAGCCGTTGGGAGATTACCAATGCCGTTCGTGAGATTATCAGTGAGAATCCTCAGGAAATCACTGAGGAGACCATCACCAAGCATCTCACCACCTCGTTCATGCCCGATCCCGACTTACTCATCCGCACTGGTGGAGAATTACGTATATCCAACTACCTGCTGTGGCAGATAGCCTATTCCGAACTCTATTTCTGTGACACCTACTGGCCCGACTTCAACGAGCAGGAACTGCACAAGGCAATCCGCAGTTTCCAGAGCCGTCAGCGTCGTTTCGGCAAGACCGAGGCACAGGTGGAAGAAGAAGTGAAGGATGAGAAATGA
- a CDS encoding OmpH family outer membrane protein — translation MIRKIILCAICIICSFSSASAQKFALIDMDYIFKNIPAYERANEQLAQVSRKWQAEVDALNTEAQTMYKNYQNEVVFLSAEQKKSRQDAIMEKEKEAAELKRKYFGPEGELFKKRSSLMSPIQEEVYNAVKDIADLRGYQLVLDRASDTGIIFGSPKIDISNEVLQKLGYAN, via the coding sequence ATGATTAGAAAAATTATTCTTTGCGCTATCTGCATCATCTGCAGTTTCAGCTCGGCTTCTGCCCAGAAGTTCGCCTTGATCGACATGGACTATATATTCAAGAATATACCCGCCTATGAACGTGCCAACGAGCAGTTGGCCCAGGTGTCACGCAAGTGGCAGGCTGAGGTCGATGCCCTGAACACAGAGGCCCAGACCATGTACAAGAACTATCAGAACGAAGTGGTATTCCTTTCTGCTGAGCAGAAGAAGAGCCGTCAGGATGCTATCATGGAGAAAGAGAAGGAGGCAGCCGAACTGAAACGTAAGTACTTCGGACCAGAGGGCGAACTGTTCAAGAAACGCTCGTCGCTGATGTCGCCCATTCAGGAAGAGGTATATAATGCCGTTAAGGATATCGCCGACCTGCGCGGCTATCAGCTGGTGCTCGACCGTGCCAGTGATACCGGCATCATCTTCGGTTCGCCAAAGATAGACATATCCAATGAGGTGCTCCAGAAACTGGGCTATGCCAATTAA
- a CDS encoding DUF6242 domain-containing protein: MKKYHYVFGMLLSMSITLSSCLGEGSSEVSLYDDAVITSFTLGTLTQYKPGTDEVVTTFSGSTYPMSIDQLNGRIFNRTPLPVGTRINDVLCTIGTLNNGAVALQNLTDEYFNWHNSSVGVDFSKDSTRTFRIFASDASCYRDYKVKITVSSSEGTNFSWGDPVADTTLLKGFSDMRLVAISGKRMLALCGDGSQTVVRTSADNGTTWNDPSTAPALADSAWASAVVKDSTLYLLSNGLIYSTKNGEEWNSITAAPELKQLVAMSTGELFALCKDNTLQASADNGLSWTPQIFEEGLSADSAKTLLNIKDIASTTFNYPASYHADYVLMVGNNGNNTVVWRKIAHYDPIKATDTWSNIPQEEINKFRLPVRHHLSLVHFDDTVLAFADGTSAFQTTDQGITWKDNSTYALPLGEPIRCVAVDGDGRLMAISQGGKVYRGIKY, encoded by the coding sequence ATGAAAAAATATCACTATGTGTTCGGCATGCTGTTGTCGATGTCTATCACCCTCTCTTCTTGCCTGGGCGAAGGTAGTTCTGAGGTCTCTCTCTACGACGATGCCGTCATCACCAGTTTTACACTTGGCACACTAACCCAATACAAACCCGGTACAGATGAGGTTGTTACTACCTTTTCCGGTTCAACATACCCCATGTCTATTGACCAGCTCAATGGTCGTATTTTCAACCGCACTCCCCTGCCTGTGGGCACTCGTATCAACGATGTGCTCTGCACTATTGGCACTTTGAACAATGGCGCCGTGGCTCTTCAGAATCTTACCGATGAATATTTCAACTGGCACAATTCTTCAGTGGGCGTAGATTTCTCAAAAGATTCTACACGCACCTTCAGAATTTTTGCCTCCGATGCTTCATGCTACCGCGACTATAAAGTAAAGATTACCGTTTCCAGCAGCGAAGGCACTAATTTCAGCTGGGGGGATCCCGTTGCCGACACCACCCTTTTGAAAGGATTCAGCGACATGCGCCTTGTGGCTATCAGCGGAAAACGTATGCTGGCACTTTGTGGCGATGGCAGTCAGACGGTAGTACGCACCTCTGCCGACAATGGCACTACTTGGAACGATCCTTCCACTGCTCCCGCCCTTGCCGACAGTGCCTGGGCCAGCGCTGTCGTAAAGGACAGCACCCTGTATTTGCTGAGCAACGGCCTGATTTATTCTACCAAGAACGGTGAGGAATGGAACAGCATCACTGCAGCCCCAGAACTGAAACAACTGGTGGCCATGAGCACGGGCGAACTGTTTGCCCTGTGCAAGGACAACACCCTTCAGGCCTCGGCCGACAATGGATTGAGCTGGACCCCACAGATTTTTGAAGAGGGGCTTTCTGCCGACTCGGCGAAGACACTGCTCAACATAAAAGATATTGCCAGCACCACCTTCAACTACCCGGCCAGCTATCATGCCGACTACGTGCTGATGGTGGGCAACAATGGCAACAACACTGTGGTATGGCGCAAGATAGCCCACTACGATCCCATTAAAGCCACTGACACATGGTCGAACATTCCACAAGAGGAAATCAATAAGTTCCGCTTGCCAGTTCGTCATCACCTCTCACTGGTACACTTCGATGATACAGTTTTAGCTTTTGCCGATGGCACAAGTGCATTCCAGACTACCGATCAGGGTATTACCTGGAAAGACAACAGCACTTATGCCCTGCCTCTTGGCGAGCCTATTCGCTGTGTGGCTGTCGATGGCGACGGTCGTCTGATGGCTATCAGCCAAGGTGGAAAAGTTTATAGAGGCATCAAATACTAA
- a CDS encoding OmpH family outer membrane protein — MKRIILTFFAFLPLALLAQSEQPMAGEVSEETTETAPQQTLLFGYLSYDAVMKTMPEYAAAQDTLRVEREAFEKEMKRIEDEFNQKYESFLEGQREFPRTILLKRQNELQELMQRNVEFKAQAREELRQREEQLMMPVRIRLNEGIAAIARKNGLALVVNTDTNACPFIEPSMGLSIQNETIEFLK, encoded by the coding sequence ATGAAGCGAATTATTCTTACATTCTTCGCTTTCCTGCCATTGGCTCTTCTGGCTCAGTCAGAACAGCCAATGGCAGGTGAGGTTTCAGAAGAAACAACCGAAACAGCCCCTCAGCAGACCCTCCTTTTTGGCTATCTCAGCTATGATGCCGTGATGAAGACCATGCCGGAATATGCAGCTGCTCAAGATACGCTCAGAGTGGAGCGTGAAGCCTTTGAAAAGGAGATGAAGCGCATTGAGGACGAGTTCAACCAGAAATATGAATCGTTTCTGGAAGGACAACGTGAATTTCCCCGCACCATTCTTCTCAAACGCCAGAATGAGTTGCAGGAACTGATGCAGCGCAATGTAGAATTCAAGGCTCAGGCTCGTGAGGAACTGCGTCAGCGCGAGGAACAGCTCATGATGCCTGTACGTATCCGCCTGAACGAAGGCATTGCCGCCATTGCCCGCAAAAACGGTCTGGCCCTGGTGGTGAACACCGATACCAATGCCTGTCCCTTTATCGAACCTTCCATGGGCCTCTCTATCCAGAACGAGACCATAGAATTTTTGAAATAG
- a CDS encoding OmpH family outer membrane protein, translating to MKKLILCAICAICGLTAQAQAKFGHVNTQEIIQAMPEFTTARTEIENLTKQYEADLKSMQDELQKKGEAFDKEQATLPDNIKQRRQQELQDMYQKIQQSFQDNQQALQRAQQEKMAAIQTKVIDAIKAVGQAGNYVYIMEMGAGIPYISTTLSEDVTAQVKTKLGLK from the coding sequence ATGAAAAAACTTATTCTTTGCGCTATCTGCGCTATCTGCGGTCTCACCGCTCAGGCTCAGGCCAAGTTCGGCCACGTGAACACTCAGGAGATCATTCAGGCTATGCCCGAATTCACCACTGCCCGCACTGAGATTGAAAACCTCACCAAGCAGTATGAAGCTGACTTGAAGTCTATGCAGGACGAACTGCAGAAGAAGGGCGAGGCTTTCGACAAGGAGCAGGCCACTCTTCCCGATAATATCAAACAGCGCCGTCAGCAGGAACTGCAGGATATGTACCAGAAAATCCAGCAGAGCTTCCAGGACAACCAGCAGGCTCTTCAGCGTGCTCAGCAGGAGAAGATGGCTGCCATCCAGACCAAGGTGATCGATGCTATCAAGGCAGTAGGCCAGGCTGGCAACTATGTTTACATTATGGAGATGGGTGCCGGTATCCCCTACATCAGCACTACCCTTTCTGAAGATGTTACTGCTCAAGTGAAAACCAAGCTTGGACTGAAGTAA
- a CDS encoding outer membrane protein assembly factor: MFYNKQINEIRSAWIVKVLFTLFTIHCSLFTAHAQDFVLNPDINYAGTPRQCEIGGLAVEGVEGYEDYVITGLSGLSVGQSISVPGTEITEAVKRYWKHGLFSKVRITADSIVNSKVFLTIHLALRPKITDITYTGVKKSEREDLEAKLGMAKGMSLTKNLIDRAKILAKKYFDDKGYKNADIIIQQRDDVTGKNQVVLDVIIDKKDKMKVRKIIFDGNEKLSDRKIKGHLFSKGHFGKIHEAGKLYSFLKSKKFTPERYTEAKQKLIERYNELGFRDATILEDSVYTVDEKHLNVYLKIDEGEKYYLRNINWVGNTVVTTDYLNAVLGMKKGDVYNQKQMNKRLRDDDDAVGNYYYNNGYVFSNIEPTEINIVGDSIDLEMRIFEGPQAHLNNVRIFGNDRLYEEVVRRELRTKPGDLFSKEALMRSAREIASMGYFDAEKVSPDVKPNYEDGTVDINWNLEQKSNDQLELSLGWGQTGIIGRVGVKFTNFSMRNLLGKNKLHRGILPSGDGEQIGLSFQTNGRYYSSVSTNYSTGWFGGKRPNALNVGMYYSKQSDVSSSYYNNSWMNTLYSYGSYNTGYYNNYESFLDDDKYVKLFGVSVGWGKRLRWPDDYFQLSATVAYQRYMLKDWRYFLISNGNCNNLNFGLALSRTSTDNPLFPRHGSEFSISLTLTPPWSLFDGKDYANLATAETYQNDRERYDAEQQDKYRWIEYHKWKFKTRTYTALTGGQKCFVLMTRIEMGLLGAYNHNKKSPFEYFYMGGDGMSGYSTSYAEETIGLRGYENGSLTPYGQEGYAYDRFSLELRYPFMLGNTTIYGLTFAEAGNAWHSTRDFNPFSMKRSAGLGVRIYLPMVGLMGIDWAYGFDKVYQGTTQESRGGSNFHFVLGQEF, from the coding sequence ATGTTCTATAATAAACAAATTAATGAGATAAGAAGTGCATGGATAGTAAAAGTGCTGTTCACACTGTTTACTATTCACTGCTCACTATTCACTGCTCATGCTCAGGATTTCGTACTGAACCCCGACATCAACTATGCCGGAACACCACGCCAGTGTGAGATTGGCGGACTGGCCGTTGAAGGCGTTGAGGGCTATGAAGACTATGTCATCACCGGACTTTCAGGATTGTCTGTCGGACAGTCTATCAGTGTGCCGGGTACTGAGATTACCGAAGCTGTAAAGCGTTACTGGAAGCACGGACTGTTCTCGAAAGTGCGCATCACTGCCGACAGTATCGTCAATTCGAAGGTGTTCCTCACCATCCATCTGGCTCTTCGTCCAAAGATTACCGATATCACCTATACCGGTGTGAAGAAGAGCGAGCGTGAAGACCTGGAAGCCAAACTGGGTATGGCTAAGGGAATGAGTCTGACCAAGAACCTCATTGACCGTGCCAAAATCCTGGCTAAGAAATATTTCGATGATAAGGGCTACAAGAATGCCGATATCATCATTCAGCAGCGCGACGATGTCACTGGCAAAAACCAGGTGGTGCTCGATGTCATCATCGACAAGAAAGACAAGATGAAGGTGCGCAAGATTATCTTCGACGGCAACGAGAAGCTCTCCGACAGAAAGATCAAGGGCCACCTGTTCAGCAAAGGCCATTTCGGTAAAATCCATGAGGCGGGCAAACTGTACAGTTTCCTGAAATCAAAGAAATTCACACCCGAACGTTATACCGAGGCCAAACAGAAGTTGATTGAGCGTTACAACGAACTGGGCTTCCGCGATGCTACTATCCTCGAAGACTCTGTTTATACGGTCGATGAGAAGCACCTGAACGTGTACCTTAAGATTGACGAAGGCGAGAAATACTATCTGCGCAACATCAACTGGGTGGGCAACACGGTGGTGACCACCGACTATCTGAATGCCGTTCTGGGCATGAAGAAAGGCGATGTGTACAACCAGAAACAGATGAACAAGCGTCTGCGTGATGATGATGACGCCGTGGGCAACTACTATTACAACAACGGTTACGTGTTCTCGAACATCGAACCCACCGAAATCAACATTGTCGGCGACTCCATCGATCTGGAGATGCGCATCTTTGAGGGTCCTCAGGCCCATCTGAACAATGTACGCATCTTCGGTAACGACCGCTTGTATGAAGAGGTGGTACGCCGCGAACTGCGCACCAAGCCCGGTGACCTGTTCTCGAAAGAGGCACTGATGCGTTCGGCTCGTGAAATTGCCTCTATGGGCTATTTCGATGCTGAGAAAGTATCCCCGGATGTGAAACCGAACTACGAAGACGGTACCGTAGATATCAACTGGAACCTTGAGCAGAAATCCAACGACCAGCTCGAACTCTCATTAGGTTGGGGACAGACAGGTATCATCGGTCGTGTGGGTGTGAAGTTCACCAACTTCTCTATGCGCAACCTCTTGGGCAAGAACAAGCTGCATCGCGGCATCCTGCCCTCTGGCGATGGCGAACAGATTGGCCTCAGTTTCCAGACCAACGGACGCTACTATAGCTCGGTATCTACCAACTACTCTACCGGATGGTTTGGCGGCAAACGCCCCAATGCGCTCAATGTCGGAATGTACTACTCTAAGCAGAGCGACGTGTCAAGCAGTTACTACAACAACTCCTGGATGAACACACTCTATAGCTACGGCTCTTATAACACTGGTTATTACAACAACTATGAAAGTTTCCTTGACGATGATAAGTATGTGAAACTCTTTGGCGTTTCCGTTGGTTGGGGTAAGCGTCTGCGCTGGCCCGATGACTACTTCCAGTTGTCGGCTACAGTGGCCTACCAGCGTTATATGCTGAAAGACTGGCGCTACTTCCTCATCTCCAATGGTAACTGTAACAACCTGAACTTCGGTCTGGCACTGTCACGTACCTCAACCGACAATCCTCTCTTCCCCCGTCACGGATCAGAGTTCTCCATTTCACTGACCCTTACTCCACCCTGGTCGCTCTTCGACGGTAAGGACTATGCCAACCTGGCTACTGCCGAAACCTATCAGAACGACCGTGAGCGCTATGACGCCGAACAGCAGGATAAATACCGTTGGATTGAATATCATAAATGGAAGTTCAAGACCCGAACCTATACCGCACTCACCGGCGGACAGAAATGTTTCGTGCTGATGACACGTATAGAAATGGGCTTGCTCGGTGCCTACAACCACAACAAGAAATCTCCCTTCGAGTATTTCTACATGGGTGGCGACGGCATGAGCGGCTATAGCACCAGCTATGCTGAGGAGACCATCGGTCTGCGTGGTTACGAGAACGGTTCGCTGACGCCCTACGGACAGGAAGGCTATGCCTACGACCGTTTCTCACTCGAACTGCGCTATCCCTTCATGCTGGGCAACACCACCATCTATGGTCTGACCTTTGCCGAAGCAGGTAATGCATGGCACAGCACACGCGACTTCAACCCCTTCTCAATGAAGCGTTCTGCCGGTTTGGGCGTGCGTATCTATCTGCCTATGGTGGGTCTGATGGGTATCGACTGGGCCTACGGTTTCGACAAGGTTTACCAGGGAACAACTCAGGAAAGCCGTGGTGGCAGCAACTTCCACTTCGTACTCGGACAAGAATTCTAA
- a CDS encoding two-component regulator propeller domain-containing protein codes for MKRLIFTYLLLTFFVFAQAQTNIHQRQLTMDDGLLANSVTQIVQDNRGFLWIGTANGLSRYDGVSIENYRLSELDATHGVNALLALNDGDLLIGTRQTVYQFSFDTEEFTALPFEDTLNVSSLATDFDGNLWIATHNQGVVRYNKKEELVQEYHLYEVSDDVDMIYADNDNQIWALSKDGVVPLWRLDKLTDTFSPANLLSASPNSITMLQTSDKRLWLGTWEHGIMLIHDDGSLEPMPIPTGGHCQHIRTLFELSPTQLLLGCDDGLWVFDTQLHTYNLYTPQRFIQAITRDHEGGLWIGTMHNGVTYLSPIAHRFSHSPVGLTAHFCEDRYGNLWVTREHGGLDCYRNHHLVETFNTSRLDGLSIHSLCADGSNLWIGTYSDGVYQFSPTTGRLRHYETTNDEQSLYDPNSCTLLRDRKGRIWVATMQGLCVYNPNTDRFERKAAVASVPIDIDEDSKGRLWISTQGNGIWRYDKNNGSIKHFRRDGRNEATLSDNIVNSTIIDSNGTLWAGTQNGLCHFDEKNDCFRRVKLGVPRQVVSAIIEDQGALWLSGDFGILRYQEGKNLQRFTRQDGLGSEKFQPNSAWKANDGCIYFGNISGIDSFYPYQIKVNQHAPAVFITGLEINNQRVDIGGWHLPIVFEKLKQLDIWYNDRMFSLSFASLSYCSPEKNMYAYKLEGFDKDWNFVGNTQKVTYTNLPAGKYTFLVRGTNNDGIWSENITSLPIEVHPPYWLSTYAKIFYVILFIVLVTGFIRFRLFLTERRHRKEIALLNEAKKEEMRVARIEFFTMIAHEIRTPVSLIIGPLETLKEKLKTYLYNHSVNTEELDFQELKGTLQVIDRNANRLLELINQLLDFRKVEQHRMEMNFSPQNIRQLLQSVADNFSTALKTQGLKFSVSLPDSQFTASVDREAIVKVVTNLLSNAQKYTHSSIELCSKPLPDGKHFSIAVYDDGEGIAKEDLKNIFDPFFQGRNNKPGTGIGLNIVKHVVEQHHGTIDIQSEPGKGTRFTIILPIAQDFNSDSKAVDSPSEKNDVSPAIVEQKKDEKPTMLIVDDNEDMLTFLVTTFMDNFETIAAHDGNEALQILKESLVVKDGQTPTSTVDIIISDWMMPDTDGIELCSSIRQNTATKHIPFILLTAKTDSDSKVRAMEAGVDAYIEKPFAVKYLEACIHNLLNRKPQTDGLLSKNNLK; via the coding sequence GTGAAACGACTTATCTTTACTTATCTACTATTAACCTTTTTTGTTTTTGCTCAGGCACAAACAAATATTCACCAACGTCAATTAACAATGGATGATGGCCTGTTGGCCAATTCCGTCACACAGATAGTTCAGGACAACCGCGGTTTTCTCTGGATAGGCACCGCCAACGGTCTGTCGAGATACGATGGCGTGAGCATCGAGAACTACCGACTCTCCGAACTTGATGCCACCCACGGCGTAAATGCACTGTTAGCGCTTAATGACGGTGACCTGCTGATAGGTACCCGACAGACGGTCTATCAATTCAGTTTCGACACTGAGGAGTTCACTGCTCTTCCTTTTGAGGATACGCTCAACGTTTCGTCTCTGGCCACTGATTTCGACGGCAACCTGTGGATTGCCACCCACAACCAAGGAGTTGTGCGATATAACAAGAAGGAAGAACTGGTTCAGGAATATCATCTGTATGAGGTTTCCGATGATGTCGATATGATCTATGCAGACAACGACAATCAGATTTGGGCATTGAGTAAGGATGGTGTGGTTCCACTATGGCGCCTCGACAAGTTGACTGACACTTTCTCACCTGCCAACCTATTGTCGGCCTCACCCAACAGCATCACAATGCTGCAAACCAGTGACAAGCGTTTATGGCTGGGTACTTGGGAACATGGTATCATGCTCATTCACGACGATGGCTCGTTGGAGCCCATGCCTATTCCTACCGGCGGTCATTGTCAGCATATACGCACTTTATTTGAACTATCGCCCACCCAACTGCTATTAGGCTGCGACGACGGACTATGGGTCTTCGACACCCAACTGCACACCTACAATCTCTACACTCCACAGCGCTTTATACAAGCTATCACCCGTGACCACGAAGGCGGTTTGTGGATAGGAACAATGCACAATGGCGTAACCTATCTCTCCCCCATTGCCCATCGTTTCAGTCACTCGCCCGTTGGCCTTACTGCCCATTTCTGTGAAGACCGGTATGGCAATCTATGGGTGACCCGCGAACACGGCGGACTGGACTGTTATCGCAATCATCATCTCGTAGAGACATTCAACACATCCAGACTCGACGGTCTTAGCATCCACTCACTCTGTGCCGATGGCAGCAACCTTTGGATTGGCACTTATAGCGATGGTGTCTATCAGTTCTCGCCCACAACGGGAAGACTGCGTCATTATGAGACGACCAACGACGAACAGAGTCTTTACGATCCGAACTCCTGCACACTACTACGCGACAGGAAAGGCCGCATCTGGGTGGCCACCATGCAGGGACTGTGCGTCTATAACCCCAACACCGACCGTTTTGAGCGTAAAGCCGCAGTGGCATCAGTGCCCATAGATATTGACGAGGACAGCAAGGGACGCCTTTGGATCTCGACACAAGGCAACGGTATCTGGCGCTACGATAAGAATAATGGCAGTATCAAGCATTTCCGTCGTGATGGCAGAAATGAGGCTACACTCAGCGACAACATCGTCAACAGCACCATTATCGACAGCAATGGAACTCTTTGGGCTGGCACCCAGAACGGTCTTTGCCATTTCGACGAAAAGAATGACTGTTTCAGACGCGTCAAGCTCGGTGTGCCACGACAAGTGGTGTCGGCCATTATTGAAGATCAAGGTGCGTTGTGGCTCTCAGGTGATTTCGGTATTCTGCGCTATCAAGAGGGTAAGAACTTACAACGTTTCACCCGACAGGACGGACTCGGAAGTGAAAAGTTCCAGCCAAACTCAGCCTGGAAAGCCAACGACGGATGCATCTATTTCGGCAACATCAGTGGCATTGACTCTTTCTATCCCTACCAAATCAAAGTGAATCAGCATGCACCAGCTGTATTCATCACCGGACTTGAAATCAACAACCAGCGTGTCGATATCGGCGGCTGGCATCTACCCATCGTCTTTGAGAAGCTGAAACAACTTGATATTTGGTACAATGACCGCATGTTCAGTCTTTCGTTTGCCTCACTGAGCTATTGCTCGCCTGAAAAAAACATGTATGCTTACAAACTGGAAGGCTTTGACAAAGACTGGAACTTTGTTGGCAACACTCAAAAAGTCACCTACACCAATCTTCCTGCCGGAAAATACACATTCTTAGTCCGTGGTACGAACAATGACGGTATCTGGTCGGAGAATATCACTTCTTTACCCATAGAAGTGCACCCGCCCTACTGGTTGTCCACTTATGCAAAGATATTCTATGTCATCCTGTTCATCGTACTCGTCACTGGTTTCATCCGTTTCCGTCTGTTCCTGACTGAACGCCGCCACCGTAAGGAGATTGCCCTGCTGAATGAAGCCAAGAAGGAAGAGATGCGTGTAGCACGCATAGAGTTCTTCACCATGATAGCCCATGAGATCCGGACACCTGTTTCACTCATCATCGGTCCGTTGGAAACGCTGAAAGAGAAACTGAAAACCTATCTCTACAATCATTCTGTGAACACTGAGGAACTGGACTTCCAGGAACTGAAAGGTACCCTACAGGTTATCGACCGCAACGCCAACCGACTGTTGGAGCTGATCAACCAGCTCTTGGATTTCCGTAAGGTAGAACAGCACCGTATGGAGATGAATTTCAGCCCACAGAATATCCGACAACTCCTACAGTCGGTAGCCGACAACTTCAGCACGGCCCTCAAAACACAAGGTCTGAAGTTCAGCGTTAGTCTGCCCGACAGTCAGTTTACAGCCTCGGTGGACCGCGAAGCCATTGTCAAGGTGGTCACCAACCTGCTGTCGAATGCCCAGAAATACACACATAGCTCTATTGAGTTGTGCAGTAAACCACTCCCCGACGGCAAACATTTCAGTATCGCCGTTTACGACGATGGTGAAGGCATTGCCAAGGAAGACCTGAAGAATATTTTCGATCCTTTCTTCCAAGGCCGGAACAACAAGCCGGGAACAGGTATTGGTCTGAACATCGTCAAGCATGTCGTGGAACAACATCACGGAACAATCGACATCCAATCCGAACCTGGCAAAGGTACCCGTTTCACGATTATCCTACCCATCGCCCAAGACTTCAACAGCGACAGCAAGGCAGTAGATTCTCCATCAGAGAAAAACGATGTTTCTCCTGCTATAGTCGAACAGAAAAAAGACGAGAAACCCACCATGCTTATTGTTGATGACAACGAAGATATGCTTACCTTCCTCGTTACAACTTTCATGGACAATTTCGAGACCATCGCTGCCCACGACGGCAATGAGGCACTACAGATTCTGAAAGAGAGTCTGGTGGTAAAAGACGGTCAGACCCCCACTTCGACCGTTGACATCATTATCAGCGACTGGATGATGCCTGATACCGACGGCATCGAACTGTGCAGTAGCATACGTCAGAACACTGCCACCAAGCACATTCCTTTCATCCTGCTCACCGCCAAGACAGATAGTGATTCGAAAGTTCGTGCCATGGAGGCCGGTGTCGATGCCTATATTGAGAAACCTTTCGCCGTCAAATATTTAGAGGCCTGCATCCATAATTTACTAAATCGCAAGCCTCAAACAGACGGACTTTTAAGTAAAAACAACTTAAAATAG
- a CDS encoding DUF6089 family protein, which translates to MVRKFIVSTVAFLMAIAVSAQDEPEYRLELGAGAGLAAYEGDFNGNILKGMKPMGTAVAKYKMNPRMAWAALIGYGKLKGSSTNADTWLPELNKHPVGFNTSVVDVTLRYEYNFWPFGTGREYYGATRITPFITLGVGMSFGSAEATKDGNTEKVSSAGFQFPIGLGMKYKLADRWNLAVEWTMHFTGTDKLDGKADPYGIKSSGLFKNTDCYSILGATLTYDLWAKCKTCHNDRE; encoded by the coding sequence ATGGTCAGAAAGTTCATCGTATCCACCGTCGCTTTTTTGATGGCAATAGCCGTTTCAGCACAGGATGAGCCCGAATATCGGCTCGAACTTGGAGCCGGAGCTGGTCTTGCAGCCTATGAGGGCGATTTCAACGGAAACATTCTCAAAGGGATGAAGCCCATGGGTACAGCGGTGGCAAAATACAAGATGAACCCCCGCATGGCCTGGGCAGCACTGATAGGCTACGGCAAACTGAAAGGTTCTTCGACCAACGCCGACACCTGGCTTCCCGAACTGAACAAGCATCCTGTCGGTTTCAACACCTCGGTGGTCGATGTCACCTTGCGCTATGAGTATAACTTCTGGCCGTTCGGCACAGGGCGCGAATATTATGGTGCCACCCGCATCACACCGTTCATCACCCTGGGTGTGGGCATGTCTTTCGGCAGTGCCGAAGCTACTAAGGACGGTAACACCGAGAAAGTGTCGTCAGCAGGATTCCAGTTTCCTATCGGACTGGGCATGAAATACAAACTGGCCGACCGCTGGAACCTGGCCGTGGAGTGGACCATGCATTTCACCGGCACCGACAAACTCGACGGAAAGGCCGACCCCTACGGCATCAAGAGCAGCGGACTGTTCAAGAACACCGACTGCTACAGCATATTAGGCGCCACACTTACCTACGACTTGTGGGCCAAATGTAAAACCTGTCATAACGACAGAGAATGA